Proteins found in one Microcoleus sp. FACHB-68 genomic segment:
- a CDS encoding VOC family protein, translating into MKLKGIHHIAIICSDYENSKNFYTKILKFSIINETFREQRNSYKLDLKVGDNAQIELFSFPSPPSRINSPEACGLRHLAFEVENVTEYVAYLDSKGIRVEPVRIDELTGKRFTFFKDPDDLPLEIYEQ; encoded by the coding sequence ATGAAATTAAAGGGAATTCACCATATAGCTATTATTTGTTCTGACTATGAAAACTCTAAAAATTTTTACACAAAGATACTAAAATTCTCAATAATTAATGAAACATTTAGAGAGCAACGAAATTCTTACAAGTTAGATTTAAAAGTGGGAGACAATGCTCAAATAGAACTTTTTTCTTTTCCTAGTCCTCCTTCAAGAATCAATAGTCCTGAAGCTTGTGGGCTACGACATCTAGCCTTTGAAGTAGAAAATGTAACAGAATATGTTGCTTATTTAGATTCAAAAGGAATCAGGGTTGAACCAGTGAGAATTGACGAATTAACAGGGAAACGTTTTACTTTTTTCAAAGATCCAGACGACTTACCACTTGAGATATATGAACAGTAA